The genomic segment TAGGAGTAGGTTCTTCAATTGCAACTTTACTGCTTAGTTTGGGTGTTTCTGCTTTTCTAGGCTCAGCTGTGGACTGGTTTTGATACCTATAaagggtttttcttttcttttactttccaGGCTTTACTTTGAACTGTTTCTTGATACCCtataaaggttttttttttttttttttgctttttgttGGGGATGGGGATGCACAGTTTTGTGCTGATTTTTGGCCTCTTCCATATAATTGCAGCTTCCAGTTTAGAAGCTTTATCAGTAAAATTATCAGGTACTATGGTGCTAGATGCTGGGCAAGGTAGTCAGAGTTCTTGCCAGACAAGAGAAAATGTTAAAGTGCAGCAATATTCAAAGGCTGATAGTGGTAATTCAAGTTCTGTTCACCCAGTAAGAGCATTAGAAGAGGAAAATCTTGACTATGATAGTAATGCTAGTTCCTCTAGCTTTGAGTTTCATAAAGGTGAAAGATCAGTGCATAATCCCATGAAAAGATTGCTATCGAGACCAATGCCATCTAAGTGGAACGATGCAGAGAAATGGATAATGAGCAGACAACATCTGCAAGCCAATTATTCTAAGAAAATGCATTTACAAAGTCAAGTGAATAGGTTGCCCGTAACAAATTTGGTGAGGGTTGCTCCAGAGTCTGCTAATTATGATCCAAAGCTGTCAGTTAAGCGGGTCGATTTCTGTCAACCAGCATCCCAGATGGGCTTGGAGAAGTTTTCTTTTGCTTCCTCTGGAAATCACCCTCCTGTTCAAGACAATGGGGCAAATTTGTTGATAGATTTGTGTCCTCAAAGTAAGGATTTGCAGGAAGTGGATAACGGAGATTCATCTTGTATGAAGAGTTCAACTGAAGATTCCACTGGTAAATCATAATATCTTTCCTTTAATTCCAATTGAAGCATTCAATGAGCAACTTTTTGGCAagagaaaaagtaaaaatgagAGTTATCATTTAAGTTCATATAAAAATTTGACTTCATATTATGTGGGAAATTTTATCCATTTGATTTCATCGCATATGCGCACTTTTCATTGAATGCAACTCTTGAGCATACATCTGAAACTCATTTACTTTCTAACACGACACTGGtgaacatttttaatatttgggAGGATTGAAACTTCTGAAGCAAGGGAGTCTTCTGAGTAGTTCTGTAGGTTTGCATTTTAGTTTCCCCACCACCTAAGTTTTTGCATTCTAGTTAATGATCTATGTTCCGTGCAATCCTCCACTCAGGATGGTTGCGAATCATTTGCTCTTTTGGTTGGCAGATTGCTGTTGGAAATGTTAGTAACATAATATGTGTGGATAGTACTATAATTGATCCAATTAAGCATTCTCCATGGGATGATTCTCTGTCAATATGTCCTAGTTCCCAATGATCACGTTACCCGTATAAGAACTCACTCtgctgattttcttttttttgtatgcATATTAGTTGGTATATCAATACATATAGCATGCAAGAATCAGTAACTCCATTCCATATAAACAGCAGTGGCTTTTTTTTCTCTAACCATATAGTTTACTGATTGAAGTTCTAGTCTCACGTTAAAAATCTACTATTGTTATGCAGGTGTTCCTGCTATAAGATCAGTCTCAATGAGAGACATGGGAACAGAGATGACACCAATTCCAAGTCAAGAGCCTTCAAGGACTGCAACCCCTGTTGGGGCCACGACGCCGCTTCGCAGCCCAACTTCTTCTATCCCATCTACTCCTCGAAGAGGAGCACCGGCACCCACCCCCAACGGGCAAACAACTGATGATGAGTCGCAACATGCAGCAGAAAATGGCAAAAAAGAATTGTCAGAGCAAGAACTAAAGGTCAAGACAAGGAAGGAGATAGTAGCTCTTGGTATGCAACTAGGAAAAATGAATATTGCTGCCTGGGCAAGTAAAGACGAGAAGGTAAAGAATGACAGTGCGGCTGCAACACTTGAACAGGTTGAATATGAAAAACGAGCAGCTGCATGGGAAGAAGCTGAGAAATCTAAACACACAGCAAGGTTTCTTACGCCCCTTGTTGTTTGTCCAATTTAATCAAGTTTTGGATAATAATGACGGAAGGCATTTGCTTCAGTTTCTTACATTCGCTCATTCTAATGATAATGGAATTTTTGTTGTTGGGATGTCATAATTGCAGATATAAGCGCGAAGAAATCAAGATCCAAGCATGGGAAAGTCAGCAGAAAGCAAAACTTGAGGCGGAGTTGAGGAGAATAGAGGTAATAAAaagtttcattttatttttgttatgacAGAAGGAAACAATTCTAAATTCAAAAGATTTtggtttcatcataatcatttaaACAAAGTTTTGGGTTAAAGAAATGAAGTTTATGGCATGATCTTAACTTAAAACCCAAATGAACTACCTGTAATGTAACCATGTAGCCAACTTATTTGAAGAGCTCTGAGATACAATGCCATCCAAAGCCATTTCTTGGATCAAGTGATACTCTTCTCTTGTAGTTCATGGCTAGCAAGTTACAGCTTTAATAAAAAAACGCTCTTTTCAGGCCCAAGTTGAACAAATGAGAGCACATGCTCAAGCAAAAATGGTGAAGAAGATCGCAATGGCAAGGCAAAGATCAGAGGAAAAACGCACAGCAGCTGAAGTCAGGAAAAACCGGCAGGCCGAGAAAACTGCAGCTCAGGCAGAATACATTCGCCAAACGGGTCGAATTCCATCCTCAAACTTGGTCTGTTGTGGTTGGTTGTGATCATAATACAAACACTGCAAATAGGGAATAGCTTTTCTATGCAGTCACTTGAAGAAATGATTAGCCTCTTTGAAGAGTGTTAGTCCTGAGTGCTATCTGTTCCCAGAGTTTTGAGAAACCTCAAGAGTGTAAGTTGTTACATAAATGAATTTCGCATTTAATGCTGTTAAAATTGGCAGATTCAATTCCACATATAGATCGGGGTTGTTAGATAGGCAATGCAGATGTTGCATAAAGAGAAGATTGCACTTAAAGAAAAGTGGTGCTGATTTCTACCCAGCCAAAACCCTTAATATTTCTGGGCCTTCATTACTTCTCTAATGAATTGGTTTTGGGTTCTAATCTGTTTCATTGACCCATTTGGGAAGTTAAGTTTGGGGCATCCAAAGCGTAATTTTCACCTTTAGTGGGAGGTTAGCATAACGAGGGTGTTAGTAGACTGAGTCTGAGTGGGGACAATGTTGCGTGTCAAATTGGTAGGTGATTTAATCTTATTGGAATGCACAAGAAGTTGGATTTAGTCTTTTTGATGTAGAAATTGGGAGTCTTAGGGCTGGTCAATtgtgaaaacattttttaatttatttatgaagaTATAACTGGATTCacaaattcaaatatattaaGATCTAATTATATGTATTCAATACTGTTCTGATAACTCATAAGAGtgtcataaaatttataatgcatttttttcaaacataaaaaaaattaagaaaattgaaCCCAAAGATAAAGATGGAAATTTCTACTCGACTTGACGGATATATAACAAATTCGGATTATTTGAAACTAGTATGAATTTAAAACTTCGTGCAATGGAATAGTTTTGAAGTAGCAAAATAAAATATCCGCATCAGCAATGGAACAAATAAACGTTATTTTGTTTAGCATAATGATCCATATTATGTAGAGACTTAGGCCAAAGCAGACTTATCTAAGTTTAAGGTTGGCTTTAGCTAGCTAAGTTGATTCTAACACTCAACAACTCAATCCTAAATGAGGAATTACCCCAAATTAGTTGAGGATTTGGTATAAAAGTTAGTTGAGGATTTGATTGAATTGACATCGTAAAGAGTGAGAGactaaataaatatgttttaaaaatatgatacaactaTGGAAGAAGATAAGAGTCCAATATTCAATCCATTTTCATTCCTACCACAAGACACCACAATATATTTCTATTCATAGATATAAATTCAACCGTAAATTATGGGAAAAAGTAAATCAACCCAAGTCAAATCACATCATTTGTAGAGTTGCTTCTAGCATTCCACTAAGCAACtaagaaatatcaaaaaaatcaatggcAATGGTCTCCAGCTGATTCTGGACACATGCAAATCATGCAATTGCCACAATTCAATGTGAACACTCTTGTGGTACTATGATTCAGCAGTGTCACTGAAAGGCATGATGGGCCCTGAATGAGGGAGCCTCCGCAGCATAAGAAATGGACAAAGGACACTCAACTACACCCCCACCCCCACAGCCACATGTAGCATAAAGGGAAGGAGAGATGGGGCTTCTACTTGTTGGACTGCCCATCCATTGCTTTATATTGGGCGGATAGTGCCCTTCTTGTCACCATTCCATCCCCTCTAAAGTAACCTAAATGCGAACACACAAGCCATCCAAACACACACAAGCACAGCAAAAACCCTCAATGCTTCCACATCATAACAATGACAAGCGAGTGTGTACAAACTTTGTAGGGAAAGCCCACAACTCAACAGATGCAAGGTGGTTTTCATGGTTTAACATGTCTAGGACAGCAATAAAGCAAAGAGAAACAGCTGCTGGGGCAGCATCTGCGCACCACACAAGAATGGAAGTGACTTCCACTTTTGATGTAGAGGATCCAGGCTGTGTTTGGAACTAAGATTTTTTGACAGGAAGGAACAAAGAGAAGATGAAATCATTTCTTTTCTAGTTCCAAACACACCACcaagaaaaaagggaaatttTGGGAGTCCGCTACCTCAAATGCAGTGGTTTAACAGAGTACTACCGTGACACAATCTTCTGAGACAGCCACAAAGGAATTGATCAATTTTCATGGAAGAATTCAACAGTCACAGCAGGGAGTGCAGAATGAACCaaccaaaatgaaaaaggaacAAATAGATGCAAGGAGAACAGATTTTCCTAGCCATTTCATGAACAAAATGAGACCACCCGTCAAAACTACCTGTTACAAATAACAGCAAACGCAACTTGCAGATGATATCCGAGCAGTGCTTGAggagaaaataataaagtaaaattttacTCCTATAGTATAGTTCTCGATAATTTTCAAGTTGTCTAAAGTTAAGCCATGCAACATTCAATGCATTTGAGAGTCAAAGATGGGAATTGTGGGCCAACAGAGTCTAGTTCAAGAAACCCACATGGAAGTAGAATGTGCAACTGTTCCTAGACCCTTGAGACAAAATAACAGAAGCAGGACCACTTCCAATTATTGGAAGCTGAAAACGAATTGGTTACTACTTAGTGCCACAAAGGAAAAAGACCAATCACATGGTATCAGAAGCTTCAAATTTTTTCTAATTCCATATCCAAGAGATAGGAGCACATCCTAGAGTCATGTTATACATTTTGTGCTCATCGTAGACATAGCGAGAGAACAGAAGTGCAGCCATTTACCAGAACAGGAGTGATCTCCCATAAATAGGTTCTTGTATATTCCTTCAGCATAGAAACAGGAAGATTTTTATAACATAATTACATTGTAGCTTATATAAAAGTTTTTTAAACTACAATTAAGCAATCCTTCCTATTAATTTTGTCAGTTGGAAGAAATGCTACGATAACAGAAGACGGGAAAGACTTTGAACTAGTTAAACAGTCTCAGTAATCAAGAGAACCTACAGATGCAATCCCAGTACTCAAATTTCTCGACTCCTGTCGGCTTGGGTAATCATCACAGCTGCCATTGGAGAGCCTTTGTATTGGGAATGAGCTTAGAAGCTCTATGCCATGTTTGCCCATTTGCTGCACTTCTTGTGGAGAGAGTATCTTGATGCACCACACACTGTTTACAAACTCCCTGCCACAAAATAGTGAACGAAATAAGTACGTTTTTAAGCCCATAAAACAGAAATTTGAAAGTATAGAAGAGAATGTAGTGGAAAGAGAGCAGTTTTTATTTGGCATCCAGAGTCCTTGTATACCCATGAACTATTTATGAAGccataattataaaatatggaCAGGACACATCTCACCATTTCTTCAGAAGGCTTCTTTAGATTAGCAATGAAGACAATATTATCACAACAATTTTGGCTGAATATGTTGAATAAGCCTATGcttgcaataaaaaaataagctaCAAACTTCAAATTTAGAAGTAAGGTATTTGCCAAGAAGATAATTGAAAAACTCCAAACAGCATATAAACTCTAGAAATAATAGTCAAAACACGAACAACAACAGACATACAGATTCGGAACTTACTGCCAGGGGTCATCACCAAGGAGAAGAACATCATTCTCCCGGTCAACAAATACAAGCTGCCAGCCTGATCTCAGGGGGTCCTCCAACTGGCCTTCAAGGCCAAACATGCGTGCAAGCTCACCGCGCAACTCATGGTAGCTgctgaatttggagatatccagCGATCTGCCAAAGGACCCCAACTTGTAAACCTGCCATTGACAATACCTGTTTTAATACTTGGGAAAGAGGCAAAAAGGAGAATGGCCCATAGCAATCGCAAACAAATGACAGAGAAACAACCAAAAACTCAAAGTCTCAAACAcagttttctttgttttcttctgaTAAGCATAGATCATTTCAAATCTGGCTGGGGTAACACACATTAAACAACTAACCTTAACAAAGGTTCCAGTTGGTGGGTTTGCTTGACCCACATTTTCAGGAGACTGCAGGAAGCCCGACTCATCAATGCAACTGGAAGGTGTCATCACTGAGTTACGCGAAAAATCGGTTCCTGCAGTACTCAAGTAATTATTGGAAGACGTAAAGGGTACAGTCATTGAATCACTTTCAGTAGGAACTCCCCTAATAGTTGACATCCCATTCTGTATAAGAAGAGATGAGGAATCTATATTAACCCCAAACAAGAGATGGTTTTGAGGATCATTGGTCCCTTCTTGATCAATGGAGCACTCTCTGCCAGGAAAAGGGGGCAATGAAATAGCTTCCTGAGAGGCGTTTGTATGGGGTGGGACTGATTGTTCCACCTGTGGCAGAATACAGTGAGGTGCTGCAGATGTTAGAAGAGGATCAATCGCAACTCGCTTTGGTGGCCAGCCAGCAGAGGATAATAGCGCATCACTTCTTGGCAAGTTTAGTATGTGGGGCATTTCATCCTGGGAAAATGAACCCATAAGACTTTGGAGAGGAGAAACAATAGCATTGGTTGCTGGGTTTGTGTTTGAGTCAGAAAAGCTCTGCTGTTGACACATGGAGGAGATGGCTTGGAATGATGGTGACTGGGCTTGAGAGCTTGAAGCAATCTGAGATAGAGAAGAAACAACAGTTGACACTTGCTGATGATCAAG from the Diospyros lotus cultivar Yz01 unplaced genomic scaffold, ASM1463336v1 superscaf1, whole genome shotgun sequence genome contains:
- the LOC127792809 gene encoding uncharacterized protein LOC127792809; the protein is MEYERIHQVQTGIISPSKLRMKLIGPHNQRKKGGSNSNSSRTSPSKLEDSEFVKNSLLATNSGDFDEEASSLEALSVKLSGTMVLDAGQGSQSSCQTRENVKVQQYSKADSGNSSSVHPVRALEEENLDYDSNASSSSFEFHKGERSVHNPMKRLLSRPMPSKWNDAEKWIMSRQHLQANYSKKMHLQSQVNRLPVTNLVRVAPESANYDPKLSVKRVDFCQPASQMGLEKFSFASSGNHPPVQDNGANLLIDLCPQSKDLQEVDNGDSSCMKSSTEDSTGVPAIRSVSMRDMGTEMTPIPSQEPSRTATPVGATTPLRSPTSSIPSTPRRGAPAPTPNGQTTDDESQHAAENGKKELSEQELKVKTRKEIVALGMQLGKMNIAAWASKDEKVKNDSAAATLEQVEYEKRAAAWEEAEKSKHTARYKREEIKIQAWESQQKAKLEAELRRIEAQVEQMRAHAQAKMVKKIAMARQRSEEKRTAAEVRKNRQAEKTAAQAEYIRQTGRIPSSNLVCCGWL